TCCGGAAGAACTGGAATTGGTTCAATAAGACCATTTGCTGCAAGTTCTCCAACCCAGTCATGTGCACCAACAATAATATCAGCACCTTCACCAGCTGGGGCTGCTGTTAAAAATTTGGATTTTATATCGTTAAAGTTAACTTGCACAACTTCTACGTCAATTCCATAAATAGATTTAAACTCATCACCTAATTTCGTAAGAATAGGTGCTTGTGCCTCAGATGTCCAAATGGTAATTTTTACTGCAAATACACTGAAAACCATCAGAATCATTAAAAGAGATACTAATAACTTTTTCATACACTTTCCCCTCCTTTTTTAAAATACTCCAAGATTATTTTACTACAACAAAAAAACTAGTTTACAACTTGTTGGAAACTGTTCCAACATTATATTATATCATAAAACATCCGTTTTTATTACTTTCGAATAAGATTTTTTTACATTCTTTTACATTAACATCATTATTTTTATTATTTTTCTCTTCTACCCTTATAAATATCTTGTTAAAATGTTTGCCTTCTTAATCTTCAAAAGTACCTTTTTTCACTATTTTCTCTTTGTACATCAAAAAATCTCCACGACTTACAACACTATCAATTTCCAAATTTTCATTTAACACAACTAAATCCGCATCGTAACCTTTCTCTAATCTACCCTTAAATTTAAGTTTTAACACCCTAGAAGGATTAACCGTTATAGTCTTTAACGCTTCTTCTAACGGCAAATATCCTTTTTTCACACTTGTCTTTACAATTTCATATAAAGAGGTAACTTCTCCAATTTGCAAACCTATAAAATTACCATCTTTGTCAAATTTTGGAAGACTTCCCTGACCATCCGAAGTTAAAGTAACTCTATCAATTACTTTGGATTTATAACATTCCATTAAATAATTTACCGTTCTAATTTTATCCTCATTTGTTGAAAAACTTGTGGTTAAATCAAAAAAACCACCCATTTTTGCAAATTCTATCCCCTGTTCCAACAATTTTTTATTTCTATTCATATGGGTGGGATATAGATTGATTATGGGAATTTCTGTGTCTTTTACAATATCAAACAAATAATCTATTCCAAATTTACCAGAACCAACATGAAAATTAACAATACCTGCTTTTCCAGAAATAAGTCCTCCCAATCTAGCATTTGAAACTATCTTTTTTATCTCTTCCAAAGTCGGTTGAGTTGATCTATGATCTGAAATTGCTATCTCTCCAACACCAATAACCCTATCAATTAATACAATATCCTTTGCTATACTACCTGTAAAGGTTACAGGTGGAACTGCATAAGAACCCGTGTAAATAAAAGCATTTACACCTTCTTTGTTCAATGCTTTTGCCTTTGCATACAAATTTTCAAGACTTCTAGTTATACCATCTGTTCCTAAACAACCTACTACAGTAGTAATTCCTCCCTTTATTAATTGCCTCAAATTAATTTCCGGTGTTCTAGTTGAAAAATCCCCCTCACCACCTCCGCCAGTAATATGGACATGTCCATCAATAAACCCTGGAACAACAATTTTTCCAGAAAAATCGTACATTTGAATATCCAATGGAAAATTATCAATATTTATCCCTTCTTCAATAATTGCAATCTTTCCATTTAAAATTAAAATATCCTTTTTTCCAATATACTTAGGTGTATAAACTGTGGCATTCTTTATCAACTTTACCATTTAATCCCCCCCTTTTTTTGATATAATTAACACAAGGTGATAAAATGAAAATTCTTTTCCCTTTAATAAATATCTTTGCAATAATTCTTTTGTACATAACACTTTCTAAAAAAATATCCAATAAGTTATTTAAGATCACAAGGGATATTTTTAAAATTCAAACAATACTTTCTCCCATAACTATATTATACTCTATAACATTTGCTTACATATTAAAGATAAACATTAAAGAAATGGGATTTCGAATAGGTGATTTAAAAACAGGATTAACATTCATAGCAATATTTGGAATACCTATTTTTATTCTCTCTTATATCTTTGCAAAAAAAGCAAAAAAAGAAGAGATAGAAAATTTTAGTTATCTAAAAATAAGGTCAAAATGGCAGATAATCTATGTGTTTTTTTTTGTGGGGTTAACTGAGGAAACTTTTTTCAGAGGATTAATACAAACATATCTAAATAAAAGCATCAATCTTTTTATTTCTATTACTTTAACTAGTGTAATATTTTCACTGTTTCACATCTTAAATGTTAAGACTAAAAATGAAACGTTTAGGGTTTTTTTACAACTTTTTCCCATTAGATTTGTAATTTCTCTAATCCTTGGATACACATTTCAACTTTCAAAAAGTTTAATCTATCCAGCAATCATCCACAATCTCATGGATGGAATAACACTTTTAACAATACAAAAAATTATTTACAACAAACGATCAAGAAGCAATACCTTGTGAAAGGTCATCGTAAATTTTTTTGATCTCTAAATGATACTTTTTAAATATCTCCAAAATCTTTGGGTTAAAATCATCCGGAGATGTTCTTCCATCACCTTCAAGTATTATTTTTACTACTTCCTCGTGCGTATATCCCCTTTTATATGGTCTTGGAGATCTTAATGCATCATATACATCTGCAATAGCTACAATTTGTGCTTCTATTGGTATTTCATCCCCTTTTAAGCCAAATGGATAGCCTTTTCCATTGTATTTTTCATGATGGTATAAGGCTATTTTTTTTGCTGTTTCAAAATATGGATCATCCAAAAGCTTTGCACCATATATTGTATGTTTTTTCATCTCTTCAAATTCTTCATATGTTAATCCTCCGTTTTTCCTAATCAGTTTTTTACTGACAAATATCTTACCAATATCATGCAAAGGGGCAAACGATTCTATCTCTTTCACTTTTTCCATTGGAAGATTTAACTTTTCTGCAATAAATCCAGAAATTTTTCCAACTCTGTAAATATGTTCACCAGTTACATCATCATAAGCTTCTGCTATAGTTGAAAGTTTTTCTGCAAATCTCATATATGCATTCTTTATCTCTTCAGTTGACATTTTCTCAAGCCAAAAGGCTTTTACTAAATTACCCAACCCCTTTATCAATTTTCTTGATTGTTCAGAAAAAGCCTCTTTGCTATTTACGTCTATATCTAGCAAAAGCCTTATCCACAAATAAGGGGTTAATTGAATCTCATTAACCAAAGTTTCTTTCATAGGT
This genomic window from Thermosipho affectus contains:
- the iadA gene encoding beta-aspartyl-peptidase translates to MVKLIKNATVYTPKYIGKKDILILNGKIAIIEEGINIDNFPLDIQMYDFSGKIVVPGFIDGHVHITGGGGEGDFSTRTPEINLRQLIKGGITTVVGCLGTDGITRSLENLYAKAKALNKEGVNAFIYTGSYAVPPVTFTGSIAKDIVLIDRVIGVGEIAISDHRSTQPTLEEIKKIVSNARLGGLISGKAGIVNFHVGSGKFGIDYLFDIVKDTEIPIINLYPTHMNRNKKLLEQGIEFAKMGGFFDLTTSFSTNEDKIRTVNYLMECYKSKVIDRVTLTSDGQGSLPKFDKDGNFIGLQIGEVTSLYEIVKTSVKKGYLPLEEALKTITVNPSRVLKLKFKGRLEKGYDADLVVLNENLEIDSVVSRGDFLMYKEKIVKKGTFED
- a CDS encoding CPBP family intramembrane glutamic endopeptidase, which encodes MKILFPLINIFAIILLYITLSKKISNKLFKITRDIFKIQTILSPITILYSITFAYILKINIKEMGFRIGDLKTGLTFIAIFGIPIFILSYIFAKKAKKEEIENFSYLKIRSKWQIIYVFFFVGLTEETFFRGLIQTYLNKSINLFISITLTSVIFSLFHILNVKTKNETFRVFLQLFPIRFVISLILGYTFQLSKSLIYPAIIHNLMDGITLLTIQKIIYNKRSRSNTL